The proteins below come from a single Amphiura filiformis chromosome 15, Afil_fr2py, whole genome shotgun sequence genomic window:
- the LOC140171470 gene encoding stromelysin-2-like, protein MRFKCIQVALFVFMASEWLTDAKPAYIADSAIEAHQDDESVKHVARRSVTNKQEAMSYLKKYNHMSESGGDSDLYDALTSFQIMTNITVTGEMNSETMAMMSKDRCGVKDNMGMSNKMRRRRYDAMNRWPEDEITWRVSSVTDNLSRRDIVDTLERALSLWAEHSGLTFTQITDLDAPVDFNIEFKAGDHGDGPNQGLIFDGRGNVLAHTFFPSGNPEPSLAGDIHFDRAEYFTLNSRHGTNFFQLALHELGHSLGLGHSDNMDAVMAPFSKEYTPNYSLHPDDIAGIRYLYGQGGRKPDYTMAPNPGNPRCPDGLDAMVGTKDGWVFAFRGRWVWSLDKKGILGGWPMPIADIFSGLPDNIDAALFFKEQFHFFKGRHVFIFTIKFAFIGRFPIDKYWKGVPDDIDAAFHWSGNGKIYFIKGTEYWRFNTHWKKVDWGYPLPLHKWDLGFDQVDTVLQWEDSPTYFFTGNDYYRYDDKRTNPKRLSTSHGSVLVWLWLFEPGTRWKFCFECPAECNSCDPHSYPYHHAIVLMSARVPVWQCASVTVSFLRILP, encoded by the exons ATGAGGTTTAAATGTATTCAAGTGGCGCTGTTTGTCTTTATGGCAAGCGAGTGGTTGACTGATGCCAAACCAGCTTATATTGCGGATTCGGCGATTGAGGCGCACCAGGATGACGAATCTGTGAAACACGTCGCACGACGAAGCGTGACAAACAAACAAGAGGCAATG AGCTATCTAAAAAAATATAATCACATGTCAGAATCAGGAGGAGATTCAGATCTGTATGATGCGTTGACGTCTTTCCAGATAATGACCAATATCACTGTAACAG GTGAGATGAATAGTGAAACTATGGCAATGATGAGCAAAGATCGTTGTGGTGTTAAAGACAACATGGGTATGAGTAATAAAATGAGAAGGCGACGATATGATGCCATGAACAGGTGGCCTGAAGATGAGATCACATGGAGAGTCAGTTCAGTCACAGATAATCTCAGCAGAAGAGACATCGTTGACACTTTGGAGAGAGCTTTAAGC CTTTGGGCTGAGCATAGCGGACTCACTTTCACCCAAATTACGGACCTCGATGCACCTGTCGATTTCAACATTGAATTCAAGGCAGGAGATCACGGAGACGGACCCAATCAGGGACTTATCTTCGATGGACGGGGTAACGTGTTAGCGCACACATTCTTTCCTTCTGGTAATCCGGAACCAAGTCTAGCTGGTGATATTCATTTCGATAGAGCTGAGTATTTTACTCTGAATAGCAGGCATG GCACCAATTTCTTTCAGCTGGCTCTTCATGAACTTGGTCATAGCCTTGGGTTAGGTCACTCTGACAACATGGATGCAGTGATGGCGCCCTTCAGTAAAGAATATACGCCAAACTATTCACTTCACCCCGATGATATTGCTGGTATCAGATACTTGTATG GTCAAGGGGGCCGTAAACCTGATTACACGATGGCACCTAACCCAGGTAATCCAAGATGCCCGGATGGTTTAGATGCAATGGTTGGCACTAAGGATGGATGGGTATTTGCTTTCAGAG GTCGATGGGTATGGAGTCTTGACAAGAAGGGCATATTGGGAGGATGGCCCATGCCGATAGCAGATATCTTCTCTGGACTCCCAGACAATATTGATGCAGCACTTTTCTTTAAAGAACAGTTCCACTTCTTCAAG GGTCGTCATGTCTTCATCTTTACTATTAAATTTGCCTTTATTGGGAGATTTCCTATAGACAAATATTGGAAAGGTGTTCCCGATGATATCGACGCGGCCTTCCATTGGAGCGGCAATGGCaagatttatttcatcaaag GAACTGAGTACTGGCGATTCAACACCCACTGGAAGAAAGTAGACTGGGGATATCCTCTCCCTCTCCATAAATGGGATCTTGGTTTCGATCAAGTCGACACAGTACTTCAATGGGAAGATAGTCCCACCTACTTCTTCACAGGAAACGACTACTACCGCTATGATGATAAAAGAACAAACCCAAAAAGGTTATCCACGTCGCACGGATCAGTACTGGTTTGGTTGTGGCTTTTCGAACCTGGTACAAGGTGGAAGTTCTGCTTCGAGTGTCCTGCCGAGTGTAATTCTTGTGACCCTCACAGTTATCCGTACCATCATGCAATTGTGCTAATGAGTGCGCGGGTTCCAGTATGGCAGTGTGCCAGTGTGACCGTCTCATTCCTCCGtatactaccgtaa